The following is a genomic window from Deltaproteobacteria bacterium.
CCATCTCGACTCTTACAGAAAGGATTTGGTCTGTACGAGGAGAAATGCCAAGTTCGAAAAGAAGCCCCCTGAACTTGATGAAAGCGGATTTCACGGCTCTTTTCTCCCGGATCCGGATATCGTTGGCGTAGTCTTCCGCCTGGAAGGCCGAACTGACCTTGCGCATGAGGGGGGTGAAGTCATCCTCTCCTTTGGGAACGACCAAGGAGAAATCCAGGTCTTCGGAATATCTCGGCATCCCAAAAAGAAAGCGCAGAGCCGTTCCGCCGACAAAGGCCCACTTGAGGAATGCCCCTCGATCTTGAAGCGCCTCAAGAATACGGGCCTGCAGGTATTCCCGCGCGACACTTCGCTTCATGAAGTCGTTCGGCTGCTGGGCGACGATTTGGGTTAGATAATCCTTCATTTTGGCAGATTCTCAGGGTTCTTTCCGCCTGTCATGCGCGCAATAAGCTTCACCGCGCGTTTCAGCTTGCGGCTCCCGATCCGCTCGGCATTCATTTGGAGAGCATGCCAGTCAAAATGATCGGTAGGCTCGAACCGCAACTCCTCGATGTATGCCGGAGAGTCGCTTCCCGGCGTGAGATAGAGCAAATCCAACAAAGCCTTTTCCGGGGAGGCCAGAAAAACCGGCTGCCCTCGCGAAATCTCAGTCTGCGCGTAGCCGAAGAAGGCCGATTTTTTCACATGGCGAAAAAGGAAGGGCCCCAGCGGGGTCTGCAATTCTTCCGGGCGGCTCATCGTGACGCTGGTCGTCACCGGGACGAACTCCGGGATCATGCCATAGTGGGACAGCGCGGACTGCAGGCTCACATACGACGGCTTGCGCAGGTGATTGGCCACCAGAAAGGGATGGGGAGCCTCGGCCTGGTAAGGCGGGGCAACCGCATAGACGCCGCGGCGAAGCTGCAGGAGCCGGCCTGATTTGACCCATCGGTCCAGTTGCCGCCGCACAGCGCCGGCGGAACCGCGTCCCGCTAAAAGAAGGGAAGAGGAAAAAACCGGTGTGTTTCGAGCAATCGTCAGGAGCTCTTGCCATTTCATAGCAATAAGATGACATATTTGTCTATTAAATGCAATATAAAATTCTGCCGGTTTTCTCAAACCCCAAAATTGCAGAATCGGAACGAAGAAAATTCGTTCCGAGAATGTTTTAACATATTCGGGACGATATTTGAGGGGGCCGGCAAAATTTTTGTGGTGGGCGGAACTAAAAATTGTTCAGTACCTTGGGGCGACAGGTTCGGGTGTGCCCTGATAGGTTGCGAAGTGGACGAAACCAGAAGTTTAATAGCCTCACTATGATTTTTACAATGCCCGCCCTGCATGAACGTCTCCCTCCCTGAACTGCAAAAATAGATTTTGTAGGGACGGACCCCTGTGTGCGCCCGATAGTCTTTGGCGTGGAGGGTCCGGGAAGTAGATTGCCAATTGA
Proteins encoded in this region:
- a CDS encoding nucleotidyl transferase AbiEii/AbiGii toxin family protein — encoded protein: MKDYLTQIVAQQPNDFMKRSVAREYLQARILEALQDRGAFLKWAFVGGTALRFLFGMPRYSEDLDFSLVVPKGEDDFTPLMRKVSSAFQAEDYANDIRIREKRAVKSAFIKFRGLLFELGISPRTDQILSVRVEMDTNPPTGATTTTTVIRRFVTLHLLHYDRPSLLAGKLHAVLARAYTKGRDLFDLVWYLTDRTWPEPNFTLLNNALAQTGWSGPKLTAANWRRMVAKRVEEIHWDRAVKDVLPFLERSQDVKLLTLENVKNLLLNI
- a CDS encoding type IV toxin-antitoxin system AbiEi family antitoxin domain-containing protein, translating into MRKPAEFYIAFNRQICHLIAMKWQELLTIARNTPVFSSSLLLAGRGSAGAVRRQLDRWVKSGRLLQLRRGVYAVAPPYQAEAPHPFLVANHLRKPSYVSLQSALSHYGMIPEFVPVTTSVTMSRPEELQTPLGPFLFRHVKKSAFFGYAQTEISRGQPVFLASPEKALLDLLYLTPGSDSPAYIEELRFEPTDHFDWHALQMNAERIGSRKLKRAVKLIARMTGGKNPENLPK